In Aquipuribacter hungaricus, the sequence TGGAGAAATGTTCGACAAGCGTCCGTGCCGGTAGCGGCGAGTATCGGTGGGTTGCTGTCAATTGATGCTGTCAAGGCGCTGCGGGATGGCGCAGAAGGTCGCCTCCTGCCGGCGTCTAGGCGGCGCCTGTCTCAGCGCGCTCCGTCAGTAGCGATCAACATCCGCTTGGCCGGCTCCTCGGGGAACGACACCTGGGTAAAGCCCGACGAGGCGGCATGCAGCCACTCCGAGTGCGCTGACGGAGACCAAGCCCCAGACCAGTCGAAGCCCGCACGGCTGGCCCGGCCGCGACCGGAGGAGCTGCCGCTGTCATAAGGCGCTTAGGGCAGTGCCCTAGGAACGACGAAGGCCCCCGTTGGCGCGGGGGCCTTGCGTCTAAGCATTTGGGACCAGTGGCAACTGGTCCGCAGTTGTCTCCGAGAGGAGACCCCTCCCATAAGGGGCTTTGTGCTGCCATGAGGGTAGCCGATGACAAGTCACGCGCAAAGAGTGTTGACGCCGCTGACCAGGCGTGCCCTGTCGACGGCTGGGCCCTCACCTGTGCCCTGAGCCCTCGCCCGGTGGTGCGTGTCGCCGACGTCGACGACACCGGCGCCGCCCTGAACCTGTACACCGGCCGAGCCCGGCTCGACGGTCCCGTGCCGGAGCGGCCGTGGGCGGTGTACCTGGCCGAGCAGGCCGGCGCGGAGGGGCCACGCTTCCGACTGCTCGCCTTCGACCTGGACGCCAAGGGCGACCCGGCCGCCGCGCAACGGGACGCCGACGTCCTGGCCGGGGTCCTCGACGACGCCGGTGTGCCGCACGTGCTGTGCCGTTCGGGGCCGAGCGATGGCCGCCACCTGTGGGTGGGTCTAAACGACGGTGTCGACGCCGCGACCGTGGCCACGCTGGCACGTCTGGCTCGCCACGTGTGTCCCAGCCTGGACTTGGCCCCGCTGACTAACCCGGTGACCGGGTGCGTGCGGCCTCCTGGTGCTCCGCACCGCGACGGCGGCACCTCGCAGGTCCTGCGCGGGGACCTGGGCACGCTCACGGCTTCCTCGACGACCCCGGAGCAGGTCCGGGCATTGGTGAGCCGCCTCGCCCAGCTCGTCGACGACACCGAGCCTGCGCACGACCCGGCTGCCCGCACTCCCCTGCCGGTGGACCGGCACGGGCACCTGTACCTGCCGGGTGCCAGGCGGGCGCTGCCCGCGGTCAGCGCGGCCGCCCTGCAGGCTGACGCCGCCGTGGGTGATGCGTCCGCGGTGGCGTGGACGGTCCTGATCGGTGCCGCCTCGGCCCGCTGGCACCACGACGACGTGGCCGCCCTGGTGCCCACCTCGCCAGGGCTGGAGCACGTCCGCACCCTGCGCCAGGGCCCCACCCGACGGCCCAGGCCGGCCCGGGGGCCGGCGTCGGCGGCGATGGTGCTGCGCCGGCAGTGGCACAAGGCCGTGCAGCACGTGGCCACCACCGCCCGGCAGGTCGGCGCCGACCCCACCTTCGACGCCCGCGCCGACGCCATCACGGCCGCGGTGCGGGCGGTGCAGGAGCGCGCGGACGCCACCGCCGGGCGGTGGGGCACCCGGACCGGGCCCACCGACCGCCGCGTCCTGGACGTCCTGTGCACCCTGGCCCTGCAGGCCGTCAGCGCCGACGTGGAGGCCGACACCCGCCGGGTGGCCCTGCTGGCCGGGATTGGCCGCGAGACGGCCCGCACCGGCCTGCTGCGCCTCGCTGCGGAAAGGTGGATTGCCCTGTCCCAGGCCGCCAGCGGCCCCCACGGCGCCCGCTGGACCCTCACCCCCCGGGCCACTCCCCCGGTCACGTCCCCGGACGCCGTCTCACCCGCCACAGCCCCTCTAGCCGCGGTCCCCCCAGGTGCCGTCCACAGGAAGGTGACTACTAATCGGTCACAAGGGGACCCGCGCCCCGCAGGGGCCGGGCCCGCAGAACGTCTCACCCTCCTCACCGACCTGACCGCCCGCACGACCGCTGCCGCGCACGACGCATTCACCACGAGACCAGGGTTGGGTCACCTGGTAGGGAACACCTGGGCACGCCTGACCCACCCCATGAGCACCATCGACCTCGCGCGGATCACCGCCCACCCGGTCGACGAGCTCCAGGTCGTCCTGGGTCGGCTCGCAGATGCCGGCCTGCTCGTGCGGGCCGGCGACACCTGGTCCCGACCAGCCCGGGACCACCGCGACCTTCGTGATGTGGTGGCGGTCGCGCGCGGTGCGGCCGGTGTCCTCCTCGAGCGGGAACGCCGCTACCGGGTCGAGCGGGTCGCATGGGCGTGGTGGCAGGCCGAACACGCCTGGATGCTCGCCCCACGCCGTGCCCACCCCGCCCGGCGGGCCGGCACCGGGCAGCTGGACCTGCTCGCCGAACCCGGCACCACCACCCTCGGCGCCCACCCCCGACGACCCGACGGGCGCGCCGACTTCCGCGCCGCCCGCGCCATCGTCGCCGCCGCCGGCATCACCGACCGCTCCCCCGCCGGCGAGCCACAGCAGGCCGCCCGCGATGCGGGCCGACGGCGAGCGGCGTGACAGTTGGTTCTGGCCACGGCAGTCCGGGCGCCACGGGCTTCACCACTGGACGAGCCGGCAAGATCGACCTCCTCCGCGACACCTAGAACCTCCCGTTCGCCCAGGGCTCCGTCGGACGAGGAGCCGCGGCGTCGCTGCTCCCGAGCACGTGACCAAGCCATTCCAACGATGCCCTGCCAGCAGGCACAGAGTCACGAACCAACAGACCACGGACTAACAGACTATGGACTCGCCAGGGCTCCGTGGGACGAGGAGCCGCGGCGTCGCTGCTCCCGAGCACGTGACCAAGCCATTCCAACGATGGCCCTGCATGCAGGACAGACTCACGAACCAACAGACCACGGACTAACAGAGTCCGTGACTGTCGAAGGAGTTAGCCGTAGCACGGCGTGTCTGCGTCACGAAGAACGCAAAGTCTGTGACTCTGCGAGTGAGGTACATAACTGAATCACGAACTAACAGAGTCTGTGGGGATGGATGTCTTACTCCGGCAGCCGCGTCGTCGCCGTCGTCAATGGCAAGGGCGGCGTCGGGAAGACGACTATCACTGCGAACGTTGGCGGCATGCTCGCCGCCGGAGGAGCCCGCGTCCTCCTGATCGACCTCGACCCGCAGGGCAACCTTGCCGAGGAGCTCGGCTACGCCGGTACCGCCGCCGACGACGACGGCCACGCCCTCGCGCAGGCCCTCGCCTTCGCCTCGCCCGTCTCGCCGCGCACCGGCATCCGCGACCAGCTCGACGTTCTCATTGGCGGCTCTGAGCTTGACAGGGCCGCTACCAGCCTGACCCTGCGCGGACATACAGACCCCACCGCCGCCAAGACCGCCCTAGCTGATGCCATAGCCGGCTACGTCGACGACTACGACCTTGTCCTTATTGACTGCCCACCCGGGCAGGAGAGCCTTCAGCAAGCCGCCCTCGCTGCCGCCCGTTGGGCCCTCATCCCGGTCAAGAGCGACGCCTCTTCCCGCAAGGGCCTGCGCAATGTCGCCCGCCGCCTCGACGCCGTCGTCGACATAAACCCCGACCTCGACCTTCTCGGCGTCGTTCTGTTCGGCCTCGCCCGGACCGCCCGCCGCGTCAGCGACACCGCCCGCGCCGCCATCGCCGACGACCTGGGTGCCCCCGTCGCCCTGTTCACCACCGCGATCCGCCACGCCGAAGCCGCCGCTCAAGAGGCCCGCGACCGCGGCCTCCTCGCCTACGAGCTCGAAGAAGCCGTCCTAGCTGCCCCCAAGTGGTACGAGCGCCTACGAGGCACCACCGCAGGGAAAGCCGGGGGAGAGGGCCCCAGATCCCGCAGCGCCACCGGCCTCGCCGAAGACTTCCAAGCCCTCGGCGAAGAAATCATCGCCCGCATCTCCGCTCGCGAGAGCACCACACCTGCCCCCGCCCCAGGAGGGACCCCATGAGCCCCGAACCAGCCCAGGCCCCCCGACGTGCACTCGGCGGGCTGCCGCCCCGCACCGGAAGCCCCGCCAGCGTCACCCGCCTCATCCGCTCCAACCGCCTCGAGGAGAGCGGCGCCGGCGTCATGAAACCGCCCGCAGTCATCGAAGCGCCGACTGACGGGAAGCAGAGTCTCGCCGCGATCGTCACGGAGTCGCAGACTTACGGACTACCGGACTCACAGAGTCAGACCCCCAAGTACCTCCAGCTCGTGCGTCGGGAGGCTCGGATGCACGCTCAGCAGGTCGCCGACCTCGCCAACCTCACTCGAGCCCTCAACGAGGCCCGCCGTAACGGCGCCCGCAGTGGCACGGGGGAGCGAATCACCGACAACACCCTCGTCCGCGTCGCCATCGACCTTCTCCTGGAGGACCCCGGCCGCCTGCGCGGCACCACCGAGGACGAGCTGCGCGCCAGCGTCGGCCTGCCACCCCTTCAGCCCGCGTCACTGAGCCACACGAACTAGGGAGCCAGCATGAGCCAGCGAGCCGGTCAGATCGAGGCCAGCAGGCCCTACGACCATCCCGGTCTTCACCACGCGGCCCGCCTCTCGCGGCCCGTCTGAGCGCGGGCAGGTGACGGGGCACCGGGCTCCTGCGCGCCTTAACGCGCGAGCCGTCGGCGAAGCTGATCTGCCTGATGTGACGCTGCTAGAGCAGGGATTTCCGTTCGACGCGGTATCGCGGCTTGTGGCCGCAGACCGCCGGTCCCGCGACGCCGCCTATCAGGTGCATCGTTGGTGGGCGCGCAGGCCGCCGGCACTCGTCCGGGCCGCTCTCATCGCCGCGAGGATCCCCGCGGACACGACAGTCGCGGCGTTTCGGGCCGCCTACGGCAGCACCGCACCGCTCCTCACCGGGACGACGGTGTTGGACCCGTTCGCGGGCGGCGGCACGACGCTCGTCGAGGCCGCGCGCCTCGGGGCAATCCCTGTCGGCAGGGACATCGACCCGCTTGCCGTGCTCCTTGTCGGCCACCAGCTCGAACCAGCAAGGGCCGAGGCGGTCCAAGCATCGGGAGAGCGGCTTCTGGCCCACCTACGGGTATCGCTCGGCGACCAGTGGGAGAGCACGGATGCTGACTGGGCGCCGCTGCACTACTTCACCATTCCGGTCGTCATGTGCTCCGAGTGTGACCACGCAGGTCCGCTGTACAGGTCCCTGGTTATCGGCCGAAGCACGGGCGCCGCCGGTGGGGTCGTCCGCGACGCCGAGGTGTCGGCGTTCTGCCCGGACTGCTACACGACGCACTCGCTCAAGGCCACCGCGAAGACTCTGACGTGCTGCGGCCACCGCCGGCCGCTGCACGCCGCGACGTACATTAAGGGCCGCTACCGCTGCCCAGGCTGTAAGGCGCCGTCGGACCATGAAAGGCTCCAGACCGGGGCTGCACCGCGTGTGCTTGTCGGCGTAGAGGAGACCTCGGTCAACCGCGGCACCCGCAGGCGCATCCGGCCTGCCACCGACGAGGACTTGCACCACGAACATCGGGCAGCGGCATGGCTCGCTGCTCGCGCGGGCCGGCCGCTGCCGCTTGACCGGCCCATCGTGACCGCTCCTGGCGACAACAGGCCGGTGAGTCACGGCATCACGACCATCGGGATGCTGCACACCGCAAGGCAGGCCGCGTATCTCGCCGCAGCCCACGACTGGATCGATGACGCCGGCCTCGACGACGGGACTGAGCGGGCCCTTCGGATCACCGTCTCCAGCACCGTCTCCAGTAACAACCGGCTCTGCGGCTACGCCACCGACTACGGGCGCCTCGCGCCGCTGTTCAGCATCCGGGCCTTCGCACTCCCCGCCCTCACGGTAGAGCTCAACCCGCTGAACCCCAGCGGCGGCAGGGGCACGCTCGCCGCCGCACTCCTACGGACCGCAAAGGCGGCCGACGGCACAGTGCGCAGGCACGTCCTCGACAGCAAGAACCGCCCCATCGCCGTGTCACTGGGTTTCCCCGCCCGAAACCACCCCGGCGCCGTCGCGACGGCCGACAGCACCTCGGCCACCAGGCCGGACGCGCCTCAGGCCGACATCTGCCTTACCGACCCGCCCTACTACGACTTCATCCCGTACGACGCCCTTAGCCAGGTCTACCGCGCCTGGCTGCCTGAGCAAGACCTCGACGCCGCGCCGCTCCTGCCCGCCGGTGACGACCCGGTAGCCGACTTCGGCTCCCGACTCGGTGCGGCCCTAAGCACCGCCGCAGGCTCCCTCAAGCGGGACGGCCTCGTGGCGTTCACCTACAAGGGCGGAGGCGACGCGTGGGACGCCGTCGGGGTGGCCCTTGACGAGGCGAAGCTCCGTGTCACGGCGCTGTGGCCCGTCCTGGCGGACCCGCACATGGGCCACCACTCTCACCCCGGCAACTGCGAGTACGACCTGCTCATCGTCGCGCGGGCCGTCGAGCAGGCGACCCCTGCGGAACCCACGACTAGCACTGTCGAATGGAAGCACCGCCTCGGGGACGTCTCTCCAGCCGATGAGAAGAACTTTGACCACGCCATGCGGATCGCGGGGCCCCGCTGGGGCTCCCCGCTTGCCCGGTAAACGATCCCTGTGGTCGCCGGGACTGAGGCAGTCCTGGCGAATCCCTGTTCTTGACGTTCGCCGGAAGTACTCTCCGATCAAGCCGTGATCCGGCCGTCAGCACGACCTGGAGGTTGCGGTGCCACGGCTAGACAAGACCTGCGTCACACAGTTCGCGAACACCGGCTGCGAGAAGCAACTCCGCGTCGCGCTGCACCCGGACGTCGCGGCGCACCGTCCGGAGCGGGCAGCGCTCGACCTTCCCCACCCACAGGTCCGCCCCGCGCTTGCTGAGATCCGGAACGCCGGCAACGAGTGGGGTTACAGCAAAGTCCACGACCTCTCTGAGGCATTCGGCGCTGGGCTGCTCGTTGGCGGGACGAGCAGCCCCACCGTCGGAACGGCCAGCCCCGGGCTCAGGTTCGCCGACAGCGAGCTCCTGGGACACCTCCGCGACGGCGTCCCCGACGGCGCGTTCCTCATCGAGACGGAGTTCGACGCCGACACGGTCACGTTCAGGGCGACCCACGGCCTGAACGGCCTCATCACCCACGGCGTCTCTGCACCCCTCGCCATTGCCCGGGTCCGTCCCGACGTCATCGAGGTAATTCCGCGAGGCGCCGCGGGGCACAGCGGCTTCATCGTCTCCCAGAGCGGGGACCTCCGCCCAGTAGCAGACGACGACGACCGCCAGCAGCTTCGCATCGTCGACGTGAAACTCACCAGCGAGCCGGGGCCGCACTACTTCTCCGAGCTCGCCTACTACACCCTTACGCTCGCCTGCTGGCTTCGAGAGCACGGCCTTGACGACGAGTTCAGCGTCAGCGCCGAGCCGGCCGTCTGGCCCGGCAGCGAGACCGACAGCACCCTCCAGAAGGCCGTCGCGGACGGGGTGGACCTGGCCGCCCGGTACGCAGCGTTCCATTCAGACCTGGAAACCGCCCCGCTCCGGATCTTCCTCGCGGACCTCGCCCGCCTACTCCACGACGCACTGGCACGCGTTCTCGCGACGCCGCTGCCCGACCTGCCGTGGGCCGTGACCCCGGGCTGCCAGGGCTGCGAGAATCTTGGCCAGAAGTTTAAGTCCGACCCGGGTACCCAGCCGGCAGACTGGGATCCTCGGCACTGCCTGCCGACGGCGGAGACCACCCAGGACCTGTCCCGCCTGCCATTCGTGTCCCGCGGCGCCGCCCGGGTCTTGCGCGAGCGGGGCCACCACGACGTCCCGTCGGTCGCCGCGCTACCCGACACCCACGAGACCTTCGACGCCCATCACCGCCTCCGGGGACAGCGGACCGTGGTCGCGGCCCGGGCTCGGGCACTCTCTGCCGCCGCCGTCCCCGCGCTGGTGTCTCCCACTGCGACGACTTCAGCAATCCCGTCGTTCGCGAAGCTCCGGCTCTTCGTGACCGCCGACTTCGACCCCGGCAGCGCCGTCACCCTTGCGTTCGGTCTCCGCTGGGCATGGCTCGCCCAACCCCAGCTCACCAGCGTCGCCCGGACGCGCGTCCACTACGTCCCTGGAAAAACCGTCGACGACGAGTGGCCCGTCTTCGCGCTGCTCCTCGACGACCTCGACGCGCTCTTGAACGAGGCCCGCGCGCAGGACCAGAACGCTGACGCGCAGGTTTACGTTTGGGACAGCGTCACGCTGGAGCACCTCACCCGCGTCGTCGGCCGGCACCTCGGCAACATCATCGCGTCGAACCGGCTCTCCCGGCTCGCCTGGCTGTTCCCGCCCGAGGAGATCCTCGACGCGCCGCACCTGGCATCGAGCCCCGCCGTCAGCGTCGTCCGCGACGCCGTGAAAGCGCTCCTGAGCCTCGACCTCGCGCACACCTACACGCTGCTGGAGACGGCGCGGCACTACCACGACCCCGGGCACCCGAACCCGACGTTCTGGGTCCCGACCTTTTGGCAGGACCCGTTCAGCGACCAAATACCGCCCGAGCGCGCCCACCAGCTCTGGAGGGGCCGGATGACCCCCGGCGCCCCCACGCAGGTCCAGCTCATGACGAACCTATCCACGACCGTCAACGCGAAGCTCGGCGCACTCGTGACGATCAGCGACAGGCTCGGGCAGGACCTGCGCGGCAGGCTCTCGCGAAAGGCCCCGAAGATCAGCCAGCTTCGAGGCCCCAACGACCAGGCCGGTACCAGCCACCTCGGGCTGCTCCTCGCGTGCCATGCCAAGCTCAACGCTGCGCTGCAGGAACTGGAGATCAGCCGGCGGCGCGCCCTCCCCGCAGCCGAACGCGAGGCGACCTTTGCTAGTGCGCGGCTCGGCCGCCGTCTCGTCGGCCAGGCCGCGACGGACGCACTTGCTGCGCTTGGCCTGTCCCCGGGCGCGCACCGCGCCGTCTACACCCTCGCGCCCGGGAGCCGCGAGGTGAAAGCGAAGCTCGGGGACTTCTCCTGGGCCGTGGCCCCCGAGAACGCCGTCGGTCTCTTGGAGCGAAAGGCGGGTTCTCTCATACGGCAGGACGCAGCCCTCGACGCCCGATGGTCCGGTAATTTCCAGGCCCTGAATCAGAAGATGACAAAAGTTCTCGGCGTGACCATCCGCGGAATTGACCGGGATCGCCTACTGATCGCCCTCGACTTCGATAATTACGGCGACGCGACGCCGGTCCGCGACGACTTGCTCGCCGCGGGCGCCTTCCAGGTCGACCACGACCTCGTCATGGACCCGGTCGCGGTGGACTGGTTCACTGCGAAGGTAGAAAAGACCGCGCACGCCATCGGAAATCCGCCTAAGGCGGTTCGCGAACCGCGCATTCAGGCAGCGCTCGGCGTGACCCGGAATCCCCGTGCTGGTAAAATCCATCACCCCGTCGAGGACTACCTCTGGGACGCCTTAACCACCGCCGACACCGCCATCTACCGTGACACCGTCGGTCTCAAGCAGGAACTGGAGGCGCTCGGCTACGAGCTCAACGATAGCCAGTGGACGGCTTGGGAGCGGTCGCTCACTCGCAGACTCGCGCTCATCTGGGGGCCGCCCGGCACCGGTAAGACCAAGACGGTCCGGGCCGTCCTCGCGGCCCTCGCCGCGGATAGCACCCGCGCAGGCGGCCAGCCACTCCGGATCGCCGTCGCCGCACAGACCTACACCGCCGTCGACAACGTGATCCGCAGCGTCGCCGGCGACATCGCCGCACACTGGCCCACCGCAGAGATCCGCCGGCTCCGCAGCAGCGGCCGTTCGGCGCCGGACTGGCTCCCGACGGCCTGGGACGTCAACTCCAGCGACCCCGCTGCGATCCAGGCCACGACCAAGCGGCTGGCGGAAGCCGCGACGACCATTGTTGGAGGCACTTCCGACCAGCTATACAAGCTGATCAAGGAGGCAGCCGGGACCGCCGGGGAGCTCTTTGACGTCATCGTCGTCGACGAGGCAGGACAGCTCGACGTGGCGCACGCCCTCTTGGTGCTGGCCGGAGCCGCCGCCGGCGCGACCGTCATCGTCGCCGGCGACCCGAAGCAGCTCCCGCCGATCCACGCCGCGGAGGCGCCAGCGGGGTTACAGGCACTTGTCGGCTCCGTTTACGGCTTCTTCCGCGACTGGCACGGCGTCCAGGAGAACCCGCTGCTCGTCAATTACCGCTCCAACGCCGAGATCGTCGCGCTGGGCCAGCGGGCCGGATACCCCTCGAACCTGAGGGCACACCGTCCTGGCCTACGGATCCGGTACACCCCGGACGCCGCTGCGCAAGCGACCGCGTCCGACCAGAGGCCCGACGGCTGGCCGTTAGACCTGCCGTACTCCGCCGACCTCGCGCGGGTCGCGGACCCCACCGTGCCGGTCGTCTGCCTCACATACCCGGAGGGTGTCTCGGGACAGTGGAACCAGTTCGAGGCCGACGTCGTGACTGGCCTGGTCCGCTGGTACGCGGCTTCAGTGGGGGCCGGGTTGGCGGACTTGGACGACCCCGTCCAGGAGGAACTGGGTGCCGTGCTGGTCGATCC encodes:
- a CDS encoding DEAD/DEAH box helicase — encoded protein: MPRLDKTCVTQFANTGCEKQLRVALHPDVAAHRPERAALDLPHPQVRPALAEIRNAGNEWGYSKVHDLSEAFGAGLLVGGTSSPTVGTASPGLRFADSELLGHLRDGVPDGAFLIETEFDADTVTFRATHGLNGLITHGVSAPLAIARVRPDVIEVIPRGAAGHSGFIVSQSGDLRPVADDDDRQQLRIVDVKLTSEPGPHYFSELAYYTLTLACWLREHGLDDEFSVSAEPAVWPGSETDSTLQKAVADGVDLAARYAAFHSDLETAPLRIFLADLARLLHDALARVLATPLPDLPWAVTPGCQGCENLGQKFKSDPGTQPADWDPRHCLPTAETTQDLSRLPFVSRGAARVLRERGHHDVPSVAALPDTHETFDAHHRLRGQRTVVAARARALSAAAVPALVSPTATTSAIPSFAKLRLFVTADFDPGSAVTLAFGLRWAWLAQPQLTSVARTRVHYVPGKTVDDEWPVFALLLDDLDALLNEARAQDQNADAQVYVWDSVTLEHLTRVVGRHLGNIIASNRLSRLAWLFPPEEILDAPHLASSPAVSVVRDAVKALLSLDLAHTYTLLETARHYHDPGHPNPTFWVPTFWQDPFSDQIPPERAHQLWRGRMTPGAPTQVQLMTNLSTTVNAKLGALVTISDRLGQDLRGRLSRKAPKISQLRGPNDQAGTSHLGLLLACHAKLNAALQELEISRRRALPAAEREATFASARLGRRLVGQAATDALAALGLSPGAHRAVYTLAPGSREVKAKLGDFSWAVAPENAVGLLERKAGSLIRQDAALDARWSGNFQALNQKMTKVLGVTIRGIDRDRLLIALDFDNYGDATPVRDDLLAAGAFQVDHDLVMDPVAVDWFTAKVEKTAHAIGNPPKAVREPRIQAALGVTRNPRAGKIHHPVEDYLWDALTTADTAIYRDTVGLKQELEALGYELNDSQWTAWERSLTRRLALIWGPPGTGKTKTVRAVLAALAADSTRAGGQPLRIAVAAQTYTAVDNVIRSVAGDIAAHWPTAEIRRLRSSGRSAPDWLPTAWDVNSSDPAAIQATTKRLAEAATTIVGGTSDQLYKLIKEAAGTAGELFDVIVVDEAGQLDVAHALLVLAGAAAGATVIVAGDPKQLPPIHAAEAPAGLQALVGSVYGFFRDWHGVQENPLLVNYRSNAEIVALGQRAGYPSNLRAHRPGLRIRYTPDAAAQATASDQRPDGWPLDLPYSADLARVADPTVPVVCLTYPEGVSGQWNQFEADVVTGLVRWYAASVGAGLADLDDPVQEELGAVLVDPETFWKEVIGVITPHRAQRARIVDRLTRIFVTPEAHVDTGAWIADAVETVERFQGQERAIILASYAVGDPDTVAEEAEFLHDLNRFNVLATRAMAKLVVIASRELVSHISGDLKVIRSSEMLKDFVDTFCGYSEAATLGWDSGGAVRHVAVELRTHQP
- a CDS encoding DUF1156 domain-containing protein, with protein sequence MTLLEQGFPFDAVSRLVAADRRSRDAAYQVHRWWARRPPALVRAALIAARIPADTTVAAFRAAYGSTAPLLTGTTVLDPFAGGGTTLVEAARLGAIPVGRDIDPLAVLLVGHQLEPARAEAVQASGERLLAHLRVSLGDQWESTDADWAPLHYFTIPVVMCSECDHAGPLYRSLVIGRSTGAAGGVVRDAEVSAFCPDCYTTHSLKATAKTLTCCGHRRPLHAATYIKGRYRCPGCKAPSDHERLQTGAAPRVLVGVEETSVNRGTRRRIRPATDEDLHHEHRAAAWLAARAGRPLPLDRPIVTAPGDNRPVSHGITTIGMLHTARQAAYLAAAHDWIDDAGLDDGTERALRITVSSTVSSNNRLCGYATDYGRLAPLFSIRAFALPALTVELNPLNPSGGRGTLAAALLRTAKAADGTVRRHVLDSKNRPIAVSLGFPARNHPGAVATADSTSATRPDAPQADICLTDPPYYDFIPYDALSQVYRAWLPEQDLDAAPLLPAGDDPVADFGSRLGAALSTAAGSLKRDGLVAFTYKGGGDAWDAVGVALDEAKLRVTALWPVLADPHMGHHSHPGNCEYDLLIVARAVEQATPAEPTTSTVEWKHRLGDVSPADEKNFDHAMRIAGPRWGSPLAR
- a CDS encoding ParA family protein is translated as MSYSGSRVVAVVNGKGGVGKTTITANVGGMLAAGGARVLLIDLDPQGNLAEELGYAGTAADDDGHALAQALAFASPVSPRTGIRDQLDVLIGGSELDRAATSLTLRGHTDPTAAKTALADAIAGYVDDYDLVLIDCPPGQESLQQAALAAARWALIPVKSDASSRKGLRNVARRLDAVVDINPDLDLLGVVLFGLARTARRVSDTARAAIADDLGAPVALFTTAIRHAEAAAQEARDRGLLAYELEEAVLAAPKWYERLRGTTAGKAGGEGPRSRSATGLAEDFQALGEEIIARISARESTTPAPAPGGTP